One genomic region from Amycolatopsis sp. FBCC-B4732 encodes:
- a CDS encoding MarR family winged helix-turn-helix transcriptional regulator: MTRDFAPGSPFALLSEAETAAWYAYMKVHLRLDYELNRQLRADSGLSLADYHVLVALTSASGGRMGVTDLAIRIGWERSRLSHHLKRMRERGLVGTGTAAEDRRVTEVVLSEASWEALRQAAPDHVGFVRQAFLDALEPGEQAQLTTLLERVYDRLVERGTLPRPEDHP, translated from the coding sequence GTGACGCGGGACTTTGCGCCGGGGTCGCCGTTCGCGCTGCTTTCGGAAGCCGAGACGGCCGCCTGGTACGCCTACATGAAGGTGCACCTCCGCCTGGACTACGAGCTGAACCGGCAGCTGCGGGCCGACAGCGGCCTCTCGCTCGCCGACTACCACGTCCTGGTCGCCCTGACGAGCGCGTCCGGCGGCCGGATGGGGGTCACCGACCTCGCGATCCGCATCGGCTGGGAGCGCAGCAGGCTCTCGCACCACCTGAAGCGGATGCGCGAACGCGGGCTGGTCGGGACCGGGACAGCCGCCGAGGACCGCCGGGTCACGGAGGTGGTGCTGTCCGAGGCCAGCTGGGAGGCGTTGCGCCAGGCCGCGCCGGACCACGTCGGGTTCGTGCGGCAGGCGTTCCTGGACGCTCTCGAACCCGGCGAGCAGGCGCAGCTGACGACGTTGCTCGAGCGGGTCTACGACCGGCTCGTCGAACGGGGCACGCTGCCGCGGCCGGAGGACCACCCCTGA
- a CDS encoding nuclear transport factor 2 family protein — MATVAELMRANLLDVFNERDDERRAKAIAATYAADVEFADPEGVASGHEELNAKAKGLLEQSPGFVFTAAGPVLVNHDLGHLAWALGPAGGPPVVRGIDVALVADGVIKKLYTMLLPA; from the coding sequence ATGGCGACGGTGGCCGAGCTGATGCGGGCGAACCTGCTCGACGTCTTCAACGAGCGCGACGACGAGCGGCGGGCGAAGGCGATCGCCGCGACCTACGCGGCCGACGTCGAGTTCGCCGATCCGGAAGGGGTCGCGAGCGGCCACGAGGAGCTGAACGCCAAGGCGAAGGGGCTGCTGGAGCAGTCCCCGGGCTTCGTGTTCACGGCCGCGGGTCCGGTGCTGGTCAACCACGACCTCGGTCACCTGGCCTGGGCGCTCGGCCCGGCGGGCGGACCGCCGGTCGTGCGCGGGATCGACGTCGCCCTCGTGGCGGACGGGGTGATCAAGAAGCTCTACACGATGCTGCTGCCCGCCTGA